The Besnoitia besnoiti strain Bb-Ger1 chromosome IV, whole genome shotgun sequence genome contains a region encoding:
- a CDS encoding hypothetical protein (encoded by transcript BESB_053660), which translates to MAKSIHGPSVSNTHGTASTTLRPEVGFDPVPTYPPLSLSPGEDLGKHALSDTANECPPPHFATAHVSSRGGAANAFARSVEPATGPSTGRISSQRGKVATITGLPCDYCPSTRAAEDIAKNYSNLVCSRAARASGSRTTVPLDEISSRSAGPAPMPSDVFPIFPQEWHERPRRQDKTIHIAKAYTEHLIHHREGSEAPLSPHVSAVKIGSVYAQQLLTRQLEALQRTWKAATGYTSELYQMASSAAPPMSLSAQQMIVRNTETDDVDAVPMGLSGTPVSLVDDCCRHEPQAETKRVFTGETEGPQPHEEGRWKVLAEHVTSRERIHQPAARVAAAERSSLDKPPEELHTMKQKPFPINPEFQRWAVEWKQLDSEYG; encoded by the coding sequence ATGGCGAAGTCTATCCACGGCCCCTCTGTATCAAATACGCACGGCACAGCCTCTACAACATTGAGACCGGAGGTCGGGTTTGATCCAGTTCCAACTTACCCGCCACTGTCGCTTTCACCCGGAGAGGATCTGGGAAAGCATGCTCTGTCTGATACAGCTAATGAGTGCCCTCCACCACACTTTGCCACAGCTCACGTTTCCTCCCGTGGTGGAGCTGCAAATGCGTTTGCTCGCTCTGTCGAGCCAGCGACTGGCCCATCGACTGGAAGAATCAGCTCACAACGCGGCAAGGTGGCCACCATAACAGGGCTGCCTTGCGATTACTGTCCCTCaacacgcgcagcagaagacaTCGCTAAAAATTACTCGAACCTGGTCTGCAGCCGGGCCGCTCGTGCCAGTGGGAGCCGGACAACTGTTCCGCTCGACGAAATCTCGAGCCGTTCAGCAGGCCCCGCACCCATGCCATCCGACGTCTTTCCCATTTTCCCACAAGAGTGGCACGAGAGGCCGCGTCGGCAAGACAAAACAATACATATTGCAAAAGCTTATACAGAACATCTCATACATCATCGAGAAGGTAGCGAGgctccgctctctccgcatGTGTCGGCCGTCAAGATTGGTTCCGTCTACGCCCAGCAGCTTCTCACACGCCAATTGGAAGCACTACAACGAACTTGGAAGGCCGCAACCGGCTACACTAGTGAACTGTACCAGATGGCATCGAGCGCAGCCCCTCCCATGAGCCTGAGTGCGCAGCAGATGATCGTTCGCAACACAGAAACTGACGACGTCGACGCCGTTCCCATGGGGCTAAGCGGGACTCCTGTTTCTCTTGTAGACGATTGCTGCCGTCATGAGCCACAAGCAGAAACAAAGCGTGTTTTCACCGGCGAAACCGAGGGACCGCAGCCCCACGAAGAGGGCAGGTGGAAAGTACTAGCCGAGCACGTCACAAGCAGAGAACGTATTCACCAGCCTGCTGCccgtgtcgccgccgcggaaaggTCGAGCCTCGACAAGCCTCCCGAGGAGCTGCATACAATGAAACAGAAACCGTTCCCGATCAATCCCGAGTTTCAACGTTGGGCTGTAGAATGGAAGCAGCTCGATTCTGAGTATGGTTAA